A region of Acaryochloris sp. CCMEE 5410 DNA encodes the following proteins:
- the cysK gene encoding cysteine synthase A: MRIAHDITQLVGHTPLVQLNRIPASEGCVGRILFKLESMNPSGSVKARIGVSMIQAAEEAGQIHPDKTVLVEPTAGNTGIALAMAAAVKGYRLILTMPETMSQERRKLLSAYGAELVLTSGSEGMKGAIQQAMDLVETVPHAFMLQQFQNPANPEIHFQTTAEEIWVDTEGQVDILVAGAGTGGTITGVAKAIKRRKPSFQAIAVEPQTSPVLSGGNPGLHQIQGIGPGFVPSVLQTNLLDEVIRVADEDAITTSRRLACEEGLLSGISSGAALWAALQVARRTENAEKLIVVIQPSGGERYLSTGLFNNFISELRTDVLNHDKFPYKILMGRGAN, encoded by the coding sequence ATGCGTATTGCCCATGATATTACTCAACTAGTTGGCCACACTCCATTGGTGCAGCTCAATCGGATTCCAGCTTCGGAAGGCTGTGTTGGACGTATTCTTTTCAAGCTAGAAAGCATGAACCCCTCTGGCTCCGTCAAAGCTAGGATTGGGGTCAGTATGATTCAAGCTGCGGAAGAAGCAGGTCAGATTCACCCAGACAAGACAGTCTTGGTGGAACCCACGGCAGGCAACACAGGTATTGCACTAGCCATGGCAGCAGCGGTAAAAGGCTATCGTCTTATCCTCACTATGCCGGAGACCATGAGCCAGGAGCGGCGCAAGCTTCTAAGCGCTTACGGGGCAGAACTTGTTTTGACATCGGGTTCAGAAGGGATGAAAGGGGCCATCCAACAAGCCATGGACTTAGTAGAAACTGTGCCCCACGCATTTATGCTGCAACAGTTTCAGAACCCTGCTAATCCTGAGATACATTTCCAAACAACGGCGGAGGAAATCTGGGTGGATACTGAAGGACAGGTGGATATCCTCGTGGCTGGTGCGGGAACTGGTGGCACAATCACAGGTGTTGCCAAAGCCATTAAGCGCAGGAAGCCCTCGTTTCAGGCGATCGCTGTAGAACCTCAGACTAGCCCTGTTTTATCTGGGGGAAACCCTGGTTTGCATCAAATCCAGGGGATTGGACCCGGATTTGTACCCTCCGTTCTGCAAACTAACTTATTGGATGAGGTAATTCGGGTCGCGGATGAAGATGCGATCACCACTAGTCGTCGTTTAGCCTGTGAAGAAGGATTGCTGTCTGGCATTTCATCCGGCGCTGCACTTTGGGCTGCTCTGCAAGTAGCTCGGCGAACTGAAAATGCAGAGAAGTTAATTGTTGTGATTCAACCCAGCGGTGGTGAAAGGTACCTAAGTACGGGGCTATTCAACAATTTCATTTCAGAACTTAGAACAGATGTTCTCAACCATGACAAATTCCCCTACAAGATTCTGATGGGTAGAGGTGCAAATTGA
- a CDS encoding class I SAM-dependent methyltransferase, protein MTNDGYFGEDIAATYDDDIGSNDPDSVQPAVDFLAELATSGRALEFGIGTGRIALPLSKKNIEVHGIDLSKAMLAELSAKPGGTQISVTQGDFATTSCQGSFSLVYLVFNTIMNLTTQNAQVSTFQNAASHLDPGGSFVIEVMVPALQLLPLGETNHVFEFHDDHWGIDTYDVVSQTLESHHLRIRDQKMELSSTPFRYVWPSELDLMARIANMRLKARWGSWKKEPFTNTSRHHISVWEKLAV, encoded by the coding sequence ATGACAAATGATGGATACTTCGGCGAAGATATCGCTGCAACATATGATGACGACATCGGTTCTAATGATCCTGATTCAGTACAACCCGCTGTCGATTTTTTAGCCGAACTTGCTACTAGCGGGAGGGCGCTGGAATTTGGTATTGGTACAGGTCGAATCGCCCTGCCGCTTTCAAAGAAGAATATCGAAGTGCATGGTATCGATCTTTCTAAGGCCATGCTCGCTGAACTGTCAGCAAAACCAGGCGGGACTCAAATTTCTGTCACTCAGGGTGACTTTGCAACTACATCATGTCAAGGATCATTTTCTTTAGTTTATTTGGTTTTTAATACCATCATGAACCTGACCACACAAAATGCACAGGTGTCTACCTTTCAAAATGCAGCTTCTCATCTCGACCCTGGAGGAAGTTTTGTTATTGAGGTGATGGTTCCAGCTCTCCAACTGTTGCCTTTAGGGGAAACCAACCATGTGTTCGAGTTTCATGATGATCATTGGGGAATAGATACCTATGATGTTGTTTCTCAAACCTTAGAATCACATCACTTGAGAATTCGCGACCAAAAGATGGAGTTATCTTCAACCCCATTTCGCTATGTCTGGCCATCTGAACTTGATCTGATGGCAAGAATCGCAAACATGAGACTCAAAGCGAGGTGGGGAAGTTGGAAGAAAGAGCCATTTACTAACACCAGTCGTCACCATATATCTGTCTGGGAAAAACTAGCGGTGTAA
- a CDS encoding GNAT family N-acetyltransferase codes for MAHIIELETDRLIMRQWREDDFPIFAELNSDPIVMEFFPNIMNKSESDKSAKRYQSLILQHGWGLWALEQKRDQKFIGFVGLHESPPDLPFSPCVEVGWRLAKKSWGNGYATEAAKEALRFAFEVLQLPEVCSFTSTNNLRSRAVMERLNMVNIKPNFQHPRVPDGSRGMTTIPRLEGHKAAIYI; via the coding sequence ATGGCCCACATAATAGAGCTAGAAACAGATAGGTTGATTATGAGGCAATGGAGAGAGGATGATTTTCCTATTTTTGCTGAATTAAATTCCGATCCTATAGTCATGGAATTTTTTCCAAACATAATGAACAAATCTGAAAGTGATAAATCTGCTAAAAGGTATCAATCATTAATCTTGCAACATGGCTGGGGACTCTGGGCGTTAGAACAAAAACGTGATCAAAAATTTATCGGCTTCGTCGGACTTCACGAATCCCCACCAGATCTACCGTTCTCTCCATGTGTAGAAGTTGGATGGCGTTTGGCCAAGAAAAGCTGGGGAAATGGATATGCGACTGAGGCGGCAAAGGAAGCATTAAGGTTCGCTTTTGAGGTGTTACAGCTACCAGAGGTTTGTTCGTTCACATCGACCAATAATTTAAGATCAAGGGCGGTAATGGAACGACTAAATATGGTCAATATAAAACCAAACTTTCAACACCCCCGTGTTCCAGATGGCAGTCGGGGTATGACAACGATTCCTAGGTTAGAGGGCCATAAGGCTGCAATCTATATCTGA
- a CDS encoding tyrosine-type recombinase/integrase, giving the protein MNQPLATVATQFLDRPHLASSTARSYELTLMPLLKRYGSWSVELLDAEILSEYLNSLTHLSYTTHHRHQATLKALLNFAVRQRYIRSNPIAQLEDRSPDKTKGEHLSDQPIRFLKPEQLNTLYQAVYNDARLYALVKLLHHSGARISEILALDLAEVDLEQRQFQVVGKGNKTRWCFYSENAAAALQTYIQHYRYTPSPALFTARKTPTSQVTRLSYRTAHHHWHQSIQGCPQLQGIRLHDLRHTFATERVGLMGLEELRALMGHQHIQTTLRYQTVTSEQARGAAQRAFHQLEYAVP; this is encoded by the coding sequence ATGAATCAGCCTTTAGCCACCGTGGCAACCCAGTTTTTAGATCGCCCCCATCTGGCTTCGAGCACTGCCCGCTCCTATGAACTGACCTTGATGCCGTTACTGAAGCGATATGGCAGCTGGTCAGTGGAATTATTAGATGCTGAAATCCTGTCTGAGTATCTCAATAGCCTGACGCACCTGTCTTACACGACTCACCATCGGCATCAAGCCACCCTCAAGGCCTTACTCAACTTTGCTGTGCGCCAACGGTATATCCGCAGTAATCCCATCGCCCAGCTAGAGGATCGTTCACCGGATAAAACCAAGGGGGAACACCTAAGTGATCAGCCCATTCGGTTCTTAAAACCAGAGCAATTGAACACCCTATATCAAGCTGTTTATAACGATGCGCGTTTGTATGCACTGGTGAAACTATTGCATCATAGTGGGGCCCGCATCTCAGAAATTTTGGCCTTGGATTTGGCAGAAGTCGATCTGGAGCAACGGCAATTTCAGGTCGTTGGTAAAGGCAACAAAACCCGTTGGTGCTTTTATAGTGAAAATGCAGCTGCAGCCTTGCAGACATATATTCAGCACTATCGCTATACGCCTTCGCCAGCATTGTTCACAGCTCGAAAGACCCCTACCAGCCAAGTTACCCGTCTGAGTTACAGAACTGCCCATCATCACTGGCATCAATCGATTCAAGGCTGTCCACAGCTCCAAGGGATAAGGTTGCACGATCTGCGTCATACCTTTGCGACTGAGCGAGTGGGGCTGATGGGCTTGGAAGAACTTAGGGCCTTAATGGGACACCAGCATATCCAGACCACCCTTCGCTATCAGACCGTCACGTCCGAACAAGCAAGAGGGGCAGCTCAGCGAGCGTTTCACCAGTTGGAATATGCAGTTCCATAA
- a CDS encoding double zinc ribbon domain-containing protein gives MQPLESDALPHPDESLAEYLRRLRVRLGLTQKEVALKANIHAQSLGKLERGKTHSLNHKTRQGLACALQIPPDYLDSISRGRAIQATQTLKFCPQCWRAGSAPEPLWMDLRSKHCFACGTRLQDRCISCQEPITSLKHRFCPYCGTPYRTQLQMEGE, from the coding sequence ATGCAACCTTTAGAATCCGATGCCCTCCCCCATCCTGATGAATCCTTGGCTGAGTATCTTCGCCGCCTGCGAGTCAGACTCGGTCTCACCCAGAAGGAAGTCGCCCTTAAGGCCAATATCCACGCCCAAAGTTTGGGTAAGCTGGAGCGCGGTAAAACCCACTCCCTCAATCACAAAACACGTCAGGGTTTAGCATGTGCCCTACAAATCCCGCCAGATTACTTGGATTCCATTAGCAGAGGTCGAGCCATCCAAGCTACACAAACCTTGAAATTTTGCCCCCAGTGTTGGCGCGCCGGCAGTGCGCCTGAACCCCTATGGATGGACCTTAGATCTAAACACTGCTTCGCTTGTGGCACTCGCCTACAAGATCGCTGTATCAGTTGCCAAGAACCCATCACCTCTCTCAAGCATCGTTTTTGCCCCTATTGCGGAACGCCCTATCGAACCCAACTACAGATGGAAGGAGAGTAG
- a CDS encoding DUF4158 domain-containing protein, translating into MASVHETAYPRLKRNPSNEDLSAIYTPTQEELALAKHLTRSAQTQLGFLVSLKTYQRLGYAIKTSDAPTAAVRHIATLADLRGFQPDLATYDRSKAHQRHLRVIRSYLQITKYGPQASAVVYESMEKAALTKHELADLINVAIEELVRHRFELPAFYTLDQAAREVRKAVATKQYEQVSQTLKRTERVKLNRLFVSASLVEKSLWNRLKEDPGKPLLSRLQEWIERLEWLADLQIPNSGLQDIPAVKIKALAAEAQSLDAARMKEMSDAKRYTLALALLSTQYANTLDDLAEMFIKRVRQLHHKGAEALSDYRRKTQARTDELIDIFLHVLLAFDSEGRITTRFKSMKIVIGDDPQPLIDDCQEHLAYVGNNYFSFLTRFYRAHRAVFFRLLEQLPLCSSTQDQSLINAIEFIKAHRSKRSKWVPMTQIVNQGTPDEAVVPMLDLSWVPSKWRSLITDPQQTTPTKIHRLYFELCVFSHISLELQSGDLYIPGSNEFGDYYSQLISWEEYQDSAEEYGKMINLPTEGKAFVQEMKQRLRTAAKTADQAFPTNAHLSFKKDRLVIHKRQRQLPEGLAEVKALIERKIKPVSILDVLCDTEKWLNWTQCFGPLSGFDTKIIDPVERYITTTFCYGCNYVELIQYLILRPKAFLEKAFTLLTCLQCT; encoded by the coding sequence GTGGCCAGTGTACATGAGACTGCTTATCCGCGCTTAAAGCGGAACCCCTCCAATGAAGATCTTTCAGCCATCTACACCCCAACCCAAGAGGAATTAGCCTTAGCAAAGCACCTCACCCGTAGTGCTCAGACTCAATTGGGGTTTTTGGTGTCCCTGAAAACTTATCAACGCTTAGGCTATGCCATCAAGACCAGTGATGCGCCTACTGCTGCGGTACGTCACATTGCCACCTTAGCTGACCTACGCGGTTTCCAACCGGATCTGGCAACTTATGATCGTTCTAAAGCCCATCAACGGCATTTGCGGGTGATTCGCAGCTATTTGCAAATCACCAAGTATGGTCCCCAAGCCAGTGCAGTTGTCTATGAATCGATGGAAAAGGCGGCATTGACCAAACATGAACTCGCAGACTTGATCAATGTGGCCATTGAAGAATTGGTCCGCCATCGATTTGAGCTTCCAGCTTTTTATACCCTAGACCAAGCTGCACGAGAGGTCCGCAAAGCGGTGGCTACAAAGCAGTATGAACAAGTCAGTCAGACCTTAAAGCGGACGGAGCGGGTGAAGCTGAATCGGTTGTTCGTGTCGGCTTCGCTAGTAGAGAAATCGTTGTGGAACCGCTTGAAAGAAGACCCCGGCAAACCCTTGCTCTCGCGGCTGCAAGAGTGGATTGAGCGATTGGAATGGTTGGCTGATCTGCAGATCCCAAATTCCGGTTTGCAGGATATTCCCGCCGTCAAGATCAAGGCTCTTGCTGCGGAGGCCCAGTCTTTAGATGCCGCTCGCATGAAAGAAATGAGCGATGCTAAACGCTATACCTTAGCCCTGGCCTTGCTATCGACTCAATATGCCAACACCCTGGATGATCTCGCGGAGATGTTTATCAAACGGGTCCGCCAGCTCCATCACAAGGGGGCAGAAGCCCTGAGTGATTATCGTCGCAAGACGCAAGCTCGCACGGATGAACTCATCGACATCTTCTTGCATGTCCTGTTGGCCTTTGACTCTGAAGGTCGGATCACCACTCGCTTTAAATCGATGAAAATTGTGATTGGGGATGATCCACAACCGCTTATTGACGATTGCCAAGAGCACTTAGCCTATGTGGGCAACAACTACTTCTCTTTTTTGACTCGTTTCTATCGTGCTCATCGAGCCGTGTTCTTTCGACTCCTAGAGCAACTTCCCTTGTGCTCCAGTACCCAGGACCAGTCTTTAATCAACGCGATTGAATTTATCAAAGCCCACCGGTCCAAACGCAGTAAGTGGGTGCCGATGACTCAGATCGTCAATCAGGGCACCCCTGATGAAGCGGTTGTCCCGATGCTGGATCTCAGTTGGGTGCCTAGCAAGTGGCGGTCATTGATCACTGACCCGCAACAGACTACGCCCACTAAAATTCATCGCCTTTACTTTGAGTTGTGCGTGTTCTCTCATATCAGTCTGGAACTGCAGTCGGGGGATTTGTATATTCCTGGCAGTAATGAATTTGGGGACTATTACAGCCAGTTGATTTCTTGGGAAGAATACCAGGACTCAGCTGAAGAGTATGGCAAGATGATCAATCTGCCAACGGAGGGTAAGGCCTTTGTTCAAGAGATGAAGCAGCGGTTGCGAACGGCGGCTAAGACGGCAGATCAGGCCTTTCCCACCAATGCTCACTTGAGTTTCAAAAAAGACCGCCTGGTGATCCACAAACGCCAACGTCAATTACCTGAAGGATTGGCGGAAGTGAAGGCACTCATTGAACGGAAGATCAAACCCGTCTCTATTCTGGATGTGCTGTGTGACACCGAGAAATGGCTCAACTGGACCCAGTGCTTCGGGCCCCTATCTGGCTTTGATACCAAGATCATAGATCCGGTCGAACGCTATATCACCACGACATTTTGCTATGGCTGCAATTATGTGGAATTAATACAATACTTAATTTTGCGGCCAAAAGCCTTTCTGGAAAAGGCTTTTACTTTGCTTACATGTCTGCAATGTACTTAA
- a CDS encoding DUF6262 family protein, translating into MLKRNTTGLKKNALKKRENAIQRAEEGIQKLLQTGSPINFGKVAEVAGVSRAWLYNQPEIRTQIEQHREIQTKKSHRSKKQKTPTSKHEDNTKASREDLLTLEAENLRLRNQIEKLGDSDLLDVIELQQNEIEQLTKQNSRLMRLLTEARTEIEGLKETR; encoded by the coding sequence ATGCTCAAGCGTAATACGACCGGATTAAAGAAAAATGCTCTGAAGAAAAGAGAGAATGCTATTCAAAGAGCAGAAGAAGGAATCCAGAAACTACTGCAGACAGGAAGTCCCATTAACTTTGGGAAGGTTGCGGAAGTTGCAGGTGTCTCAAGGGCGTGGCTTTATAATCAGCCTGAAATTCGAACCCAAATAGAACAGCATCGAGAGATACAAACTAAAAAATCCCATCGTTCCAAGAAGCAGAAAACCCCTACTTCAAAGCATGAGGACAATACAAAGGCGTCAAGAGAGGATCTGCTGACTTTAGAGGCAGAAAATTTACGCCTCCGAAATCAAATCGAGAAATTGGGTGATTCTGACTTATTGGATGTCATTGAGTTACAGCAAAATGAAATAGAGCAGCTTACTAAGCAGAATTCCCGTCTAATGAGACTTCTGACTGAGGCTAGAACAGAAATTGAAGGTCTTAAGGAAACAAGATAA
- a CDS encoding tyrosine-type recombinase/integrase has translation MYQRHATFWAWRSTDWITLLHNDSEALRSPYILPGDCRQHLIAIAYLLCKFVAIDELGPLSRASLANKVFRCDLLECALQKVLTILIQWGYSESRMSRSMTKAIYEVLLLNRSPYLEDLTYEVLQEIYSRKILKEFQDNVWLLSRALASLGLIEKSLVIPSNKPTRYGDESATFGIPEVWVSWCQRWHDTSTLAPRTRETIHYNLLKAGQWIAWEKPEAANPESWTRETAALYVAAVDRMTVGQWKNSRNLVANRVGKPLTPRTKDHHLSSIRTFFRDCYNWGWFPRRFDPLRSLATPRSIRALIGPNPRVIADDIWAKLLWAGLNLTLDDLPKAGYKPGRTHPEERTPWYPVEMVQALSIIWLFSGLRSDEIWRLRLGCVRWHREDVSDDSPQTSAHQNAVCFLDIPINKTGRAFTKPVDRVIGDAIEAWELVRPKQPSACDPKTGEIVQFLFTYRGRRVGRDYLNRTIIPMLCRKAGVPERDARGPLTSHRARSTIASQLFNAKEAMSLFELQEWLGHRSAVSTQHYVKITPTKLAKAYADADYFKRNVRAIEVLLDQDAIKSGSVMNGEPWKFYDLGHGYCSYDFFDQCPHRMACAKCSFYIPKESSKSQLLESKINLQKMLQVISLSEDEQAAVEEGINAIENLRAKLADVPTPEGPTPRHLEKSINSQNLETISQIEIQPLLTHAQA, from the coding sequence ATGTATCAGCGTCATGCAACATTCTGGGCTTGGCGTAGCACCGACTGGATCACTCTATTACATAACGATAGCGAGGCATTGCGCTCCCCATACATCCTGCCTGGTGATTGTCGCCAGCACCTGATTGCCATTGCTTATCTGCTTTGTAAATTTGTAGCGATAGATGAACTAGGGCCATTGAGTCGTGCATCCCTTGCCAACAAGGTTTTTCGTTGTGATTTGCTTGAATGTGCATTGCAAAAAGTGTTGACTATCCTCATCCAGTGGGGATATTCAGAGAGCCGGATGAGCAGATCCATGACTAAGGCAATTTACGAAGTCCTTCTGCTCAACCGCAGCCCTTATCTAGAAGATCTAACATACGAAGTCCTTCAGGAAATTTACTCAAGAAAGATACTCAAAGAATTCCAAGATAATGTTTGGCTATTATCTAGAGCTTTAGCAAGTTTGGGACTCATTGAAAAATCTCTAGTTATTCCCAGCAACAAGCCAACCCGGTATGGCGACGAGAGCGCAACATTTGGAATCCCTGAAGTTTGGGTTTCTTGGTGCCAGCGATGGCATGATACATCAACCCTTGCGCCGAGAACGCGAGAAACCATTCACTATAACTTGCTCAAAGCTGGACAGTGGATTGCTTGGGAAAAACCTGAAGCAGCTAATCCTGAAAGTTGGACTCGCGAGACGGCTGCATTATACGTTGCAGCTGTAGATCGTATGACTGTGGGTCAATGGAAAAATAGTCGCAATCTAGTTGCCAATCGAGTCGGTAAACCACTAACTCCCCGTACCAAAGATCACCATCTTTCTTCCATACGCACATTCTTCCGCGATTGTTATAACTGGGGCTGGTTCCCACGGCGGTTTGATCCTTTACGTAGTCTTGCAACACCACGCTCAATACGAGCGCTCATTGGCCCAAATCCACGGGTTATAGCGGATGATATCTGGGCAAAATTGCTATGGGCAGGGCTCAACCTAACGTTAGATGACCTACCCAAAGCAGGATACAAACCTGGAAGAACCCACCCTGAGGAACGCACTCCCTGGTATCCCGTGGAGATGGTTCAAGCCTTATCCATCATTTGGTTATTTTCAGGTCTGCGTTCAGATGAAATCTGGAGACTCAGACTAGGATGCGTTCGCTGGCATAGGGAAGATGTGAGCGATGATTCACCTCAAACCAGTGCCCATCAGAATGCAGTCTGTTTTCTTGATATTCCAATCAACAAAACAGGACGTGCTTTCACTAAGCCAGTAGATCGCGTGATTGGAGATGCCATTGAAGCTTGGGAGCTAGTTCGTCCAAAACAGCCGAGTGCTTGTGATCCAAAAACAGGTGAGATCGTCCAATTTCTCTTTACTTATCGAGGACGTCGCGTTGGTCGTGATTACCTCAATCGGACCATCATTCCCATGTTATGCCGTAAAGCAGGTGTCCCTGAACGGGATGCTCGTGGTCCATTAACAAGCCACCGAGCACGTTCTACTATTGCTTCCCAGCTTTTTAATGCAAAGGAAGCAATGTCTTTATTTGAGCTACAAGAATGGCTAGGTCACCGTTCTGCAGTGTCTACACAACACTATGTAAAAATCACACCAACGAAGCTAGCTAAAGCTTATGCAGATGCAGATTACTTTAAACGCAATGTGCGAGCAATTGAGGTTCTTTTAGATCAGGATGCAATAAAAAGTGGCTCAGTCATGAATGGAGAACCCTGGAAATTCTACGACTTAGGTCATGGATATTGTTCATATGATTTTTTTGATCAGTGCCCGCATCGTATGGCTTGTGCTAAATGTAGCTTCTATATCCCTAAGGAATCGAGTAAATCTCAGCTTCTAGAGTCGAAAATCAATCTTCAAAAAATGCTTCAAGTCATTTCTCTCAGCGAAGATGAACAGGCTGCTGTAGAAGAAGGCATTAATGCCATCGAGAACTTGAGAGCCAAATTAGCTGATGTGCCAACACCAGAAGGGCCAACGCCACGACATTTGGAAAAATCTATCAATTCACAAAACCTTGAAACGATTTCACAAATTGAAATTCAGCCACTGTTGACCCATGCTCAAGCGTAA
- a CDS encoding tyrosine-type recombinase/integrase, translating into MSDISWHRYPLITHSALAKKWLQIQSNLGLASNTVEAYGRALEDFYSFCRQIAIEPKLAKREHIAAYIRDLMTRPQSRSSRAGILDSSSGLSNATIQQRLTAVRLFYDFLMEEGLREQNPVGRGRYTPGKGFGGQRGHGLVPRLQKMPWIPNDAEWKRILEASRTESLRNRLMLALSYDAALRREELCNLQTGDIDPSNRLLHLRAENTKSRQGRVVPYSVLTDNLYRAYLEHRRNLSRSRGPLFLSESRRNFGQPISIWTWSKVIRGISTRSELDQFSTHTPRHLCLTDLARANWDIHEIATFAGHRSIQTTLLYIHLSGRELALKLEQGMAAIHSWRIKQLSEVLL; encoded by the coding sequence ATGTCTGATATTTCTTGGCATCGTTATCCACTTATTACTCATTCAGCTTTGGCAAAAAAATGGTTACAGATTCAGTCCAATCTCGGGCTTGCATCAAACACTGTGGAAGCTTATGGGCGAGCTCTTGAAGACTTTTATTCATTTTGTCGCCAGATCGCCATTGAACCAAAGTTGGCAAAGCGTGAGCATATTGCTGCGTATATTCGGGACCTGATGACTCGTCCCCAATCGCGCAGCTCTAGAGCAGGTATTTTGGATTCAAGTAGTGGTTTATCCAATGCCACAATTCAGCAGCGTTTGACAGCAGTTCGACTTTTCTACGATTTTCTGATGGAAGAAGGGCTTAGGGAGCAAAATCCTGTTGGGCGCGGGCGTTATACCCCTGGGAAAGGGTTTGGAGGTCAACGTGGCCATGGGTTGGTCCCAAGACTTCAAAAGATGCCTTGGATCCCAAATGATGCAGAATGGAAACGAATTCTTGAAGCTAGCCGAACAGAATCTCTGCGCAATCGGTTAATGCTGGCTTTGTCTTATGATGCAGCTTTGCGCCGTGAAGAACTCTGTAATCTTCAAACTGGTGACATAGATCCGTCCAATCGCTTACTTCATCTTCGTGCTGAAAATACAAAGAGTCGTCAGGGTAGAGTCGTTCCTTATTCGGTGTTAACGGACAATCTGTACCGGGCTTATTTAGAGCACCGACGGAACTTGAGCCGAAGTCGTGGCCCACTGTTCCTTTCAGAATCGCGGCGTAATTTTGGTCAACCCATATCAATCTGGACTTGGTCAAAAGTGATTCGAGGTATTTCTACACGCTCTGAGTTAGACCAGTTCTCAACCCATACACCACGACACTTATGTTTAACAGATCTTGCCCGTGCAAATTGGGATATCCATGAAATTGCGACCTTTGCTGGTCATCGCAGTATCCAAACGACTTTACTCTATATCCATTTAAGTGGACGGGAATTAGCTCTCAAACTAGAGCAGGGAATGGCTGCAATCCATAGTTGGCGAATCAAACAGCTTTCTGAGGTGCTCTTATGA
- a CDS encoding transposase gives MSDIHVSQTGLVLILIPHNFNIGPNQLARSLPGTDRRQIWWIHHRHISEEKIQQAITGIIDSYNRFSLPKVWGSGKQASVDGTKWDMYEQNLLAEYHIRYGGYGGIGYYHISDTYIALFSHFIPCGVWEAVYILDGLLKNTSEIQPDTIHGDTQSQSCTVFALAFLLGITLMPRIRGWQSLAFYRPSRGTRYKHLDSLFTEVTDWDLIETHLPDMLRVALSIKDGKVQASTLLRKLGTNSRKNKLFQAFHELGGVLRTIFLLQYINDPQMQETIHAETNKCEAFNRFIKWLAFGGENQVLSSNNRAELRKRIKYNHLVANCLIFYNVSEMSRILNEEAQNGRTYDAEVLALLSPYWMDHLNRFGLFFLDQQRNPPPINFDIPIALKEQEAEPMLV, from the coding sequence ATATCAGACATACATGTATCTCAGACAGGCTTAGTCCTTATCTTAATTCCACATAACTTCAACATTGGCCCCAACCAGCTGGCACGGTCACTCCCTGGAACTGACCGTCGCCAAATCTGGTGGATTCATCATCGCCATATCAGTGAAGAGAAAATACAACAGGCCATTACTGGGATTATCGATTCCTACAATCGCTTTTCGCTTCCCAAGGTTTGGGGGTCCGGCAAACAGGCTTCTGTGGATGGTACCAAGTGGGATATGTATGAGCAGAATCTATTGGCGGAATATCACATCCGCTATGGCGGGTATGGCGGCATTGGCTACTACCACATCTCCGATACCTACATTGCTCTGTTCAGTCACTTTATTCCCTGTGGTGTTTGGGAAGCCGTTTACATCCTCGATGGATTGCTCAAGAATACTTCCGAGATCCAACCGGACACGATTCATGGTGATACTCAATCCCAAAGCTGTACGGTGTTTGCCTTGGCATTTTTATTGGGCATTACGCTGATGCCCCGCATTCGAGGTTGGCAGAGCTTGGCGTTTTATCGACCGTCTCGGGGCACCCGCTACAAGCATTTGGACAGCTTGTTCACCGAAGTGACGGACTGGGATCTGATTGAGACGCACTTGCCGGATATGTTGCGGGTGGCGTTGTCCATTAAGGACGGGAAGGTTCAAGCCTCTACCCTGTTGAGAAAGTTGGGAACCAATAGCCGTAAGAATAAGCTATTTCAAGCCTTTCACGAGCTTGGAGGTGTCTTGAGAACCATCTTTTTACTGCAGTACATCAACGATCCTCAAATGCAGGAAACGATCCATGCTGAAACCAACAAGTGCGAGGCATTTAATCGCTTTATTAAGTGGCTGGCCTTTGGTGGTGAGAACCAAGTCCTCTCTAGCAATAACCGGGCTGAACTCCGCAAGCGAATCAAATATAATCACCTGGTGGCCAACTGTCTGATTTTCTATAACGTTTCAGAGATGAGCCGCATTCTCAATGAGGAAGCCCAAAATGGCCGCACGTATGATGCAGAGGTATTGGCATTACTGAGTCCTTATTGGATGGACCATCTCAATCGGTTCGGGCTGTTCTTCTTAGATCAACAGCGCAATCCACCACCGATCAATTTTGATATTCCGATTGCTCTAAAGGAACAAGAGGCTGAGCCAATGTTGGTGTAG